The nucleotide window TCACTATGAAGTAACCCGACGTTTGATATTCCAGTTCTAAATCGCATATTCCCTATCTAGACATCTGAGGGTTTGATATATCAGTACAGGTTTGTTTTATTTATGACAACATTCACCTTTCAATCGTGGTTTTCTTAGCTTTCTTCCTTGTGTCTTCTTTCAATTCCGTAGGTAGGTGGTAGGTAGTAACGTGTTAATATGCGTCACACACCGACGACGCGTCGCTATCTACGACATTTTATGCGAACAAAAACTCTTTTGGAGAAAAAAATGGAAAATAATTCTAAGTCGCAGCCAACGAATGCTGGTTACGTTCTCATCTCTGACCGACATACAGTACAAACATTGTCATGTCGAATCGGAGAGTGCTTCCATAATACTGGAAGCTCTACTTAATGGGTAGTATGGCCTTCGATCTAGACTTATTCCCCATAGGGCTTCAACCGGCAACTTTATGAACGAATATCTGTCTTTACGGTAgtccttctcctctttgCATCACAACCTACTATACCACAGATTCCATCGAGTTCTCTTTCTAGACCAAAGATCAAACATTGTCGCCCAAAATATCGTCCCTATCGCGCCGGCAACGAGCTTACAGATGGATAACTTAACTAACTGCCCATTTGTAGTGAAAATTATGAACATACATCCGTCACGGACGACGTGTGCAACAGCAAAAGCACGTATGGATAAATGCGAAAAAAATATGTATACTTTAAAAACAAATCAAATACTATACAACTTAAAACCCAATCACCGTTTTACCGGAAAAGCACAGACAGCAAACACCCAAAAAGTACACCTAAACAAGCgccatcctcttcttgcccaCTCCTCCCCTAAAGTTTCCCATTCCCCCGACTCGGTTCGCCGCCTGTGCTCTTTGAATCTGGGCAAATGCTTCGAGAACGTGACATGGTTGCAAAGGCTGGCGCGCGCTGGGTGGAGGCGCAAACAACGATGGCGGATTTGAAGATGCCTTGCTTTGCGAGATTGCCCCTGGCTCTGGGGAGGAACGTTTGTTCTTATCTTGTCCTTGGGCACCCGTGCCAGTCGGTCCGACTGTCGACCCCgcttctcctccacccTCCGTCTTTGTCTTCTCCAGCCTTTCCCTCAAATCCAACGCTGTCACACACAAGCTTCTGACCATCTCGAAGGCCAAGAATCCGAGAATGTCAACAATATCATCGTTTGGTCGGACATCGAGGTAGGCGGAGAAGTTGATGAATTCCCGGAATCTACGGGCGCGGCGGTAAGTAAATGATGCCTGGCGACATTCGCTGTATTGGGCATATTCATTCTTGGTCATTTTCTTAGTGATCTCGTCGGCTTCCTGCGGTAATACGAGTGTAAGCGAGGCTGATAATATATGCGAGAGATGGAACATACTCGTAGGCGTTGCATAGAATCCTCGTGCGCCTGCAactcatcatcatcttcttcatcttcttcctctttccccGGCATGCTTCTCAAAAAGCTTGTGAATGGGGTTAGAAGCTCCCAAGGTAGTTTCACCATCTGCTTTCGGCCCTTCATAGCTTTGTCTTCATCCACATCGAGGTCGATGTCTTCTCCGGCGCGCTCAGCCTCTTCCTTGGCACGTTTGCGAACATCTTTCCAGGAAAGATAAGTTCGCAGGCGATTGACTTTGCCGCGATCATCACGGATGAGGAAAATGAGATCTTCCGCGGATAAGAAACGAGATGAACGAAGGTGGGTAAGGAGGCGGGCCCGAGTGACCTAAGGTATTTGTCAGCGAGACGACAGTAGATAATCAAGGCAGAACCGGAGCGTACAATCTCAATGATTTGTCCACGAACTATGTCTTCAACAAGCTTTACAGTCTCTGGTAACGGAGTCTGGACTTCTCCAAACACAAACATCTAATGAATTATAAGCATCCTACACTGTAAAATTACGCCCGAATCCTGCACTTACCATCTGCCTGATCTCGACCATGTACTTGTAGTCACCCATATCCTCCCATCCCCAAACTCCACtggccttcttcttgcttgGGCCTGTGCCTCGACGtttatcttcttcttcctcctcatctgAATCTTCCTCTAGAGGCGGCGTTGATCGTTTGCGTGTCCTTTGAGATGTAACCGGTTGGGACGCAGATGGCGCAGGGGCGGAAGGTGAAGGGGTGTGGGATTGGCTTGGTTGGATGGTTGGGAGAGCAAGAGATGACATTGTGAAGGAATATTGTTGTATTTGAGGACGAAAAATTGTGAGTGTTTTGAGTGTTTTGAGGTGACAAGGTAGAACCGGGAAAAGGCCGCAGATACAAGTGTAGCTCCTTGAACGAAGCGCTCTTATCAATTCTTTGTTGGTTGCGAGTGAAACAACAAAAAGACGATGATATAGACTGTTCTCGCTACCGAGTATGTCGTCGACGCTTGGCTAAGGGCGAGACAAAAGTTATTTTGGTATAACGAGAATTCGCTAGTTTCTACCGAGCGTTTCCGTAGGCGAGATATGATGTGAGCGGGACGATTGTTGCTTGCCAAGCCTACGGTTGGACTTCTGAGCACAGATTTGTGATATGCGTGTCAACACTTTCGGCAGGATGGATAGTTATAGGGCGTATTGTTTTGAAGATGTCTTGATTTAGAGATGAGAATGAGAAATGAAAGTCAGGCAAAATGGGTGAACTTGACTGAGAACTCCGATAACTTAACCGAAGGATTTGGATGATTTAACGAAATAAACGATCGTTACGAACCTGGGTTGTTACGTATACTCCGTTTGCCGACCCTGCCGGCTCAGGGTCTCCGGGGGGTGGGGGACCGCCTCGCTTCTTATCATCAGGCGCTGATCGTCTTTGCAATTTTCCTTTTAAAAACATCATGTGGAGCGGGTGACTTCAATGCATGACTTGCACTCCTTAGCGTCTTCATCTATCTTTTTGCGAACTGAAAAGCGGCGACCAGCAAAGAGCAAGTGAATGGGCGTGGTACTTGGAACGCAGAAATTCCATTACAAATGACCAACCGAGAAGTCGGGAAATCTTTCCTTGATGTCTCCGTCACCTCTTCGCTTCGCCTCGCTTTCTCTGCTGCCTACGCTAGGGACACGAGTTGCAACAAATGGCGAACAACCAACGACAGCCGTTCAAAAGCGGgcagaagagaagatgcAAAGAAGATACAGTAAACGAAGGAAAAGTGATATGCATATTTATGATTGATGAGCAACTATTATAATTATATTCTATACAATAACTTCGAGGGAGTGGCGGAGCTCGCTGGACTGGCCAGCGGGCTGCAATAGATGATTCAGTTTAGGCcaaaagagagaaaaaaggaatAATATTAGCCCGTTTCAAATATAGAAGTTATGTAAGATCCTACTAAGTTGAATTGGTTTCGTCCAAACGAAACACAAGTGCTACGGGTTAATACGCAAGAATCAGGAGCAAAGGGCAAATGGCAAGCGACGGAACAAGAAAAAGCGCACAAAAGCATCGTGCCGGAATCCAATATGTCTCTTCGAGCATTATTCTTGACCCTACAACATAATACACAGACCCCACTGCTACGTTCCTactcctgctcctgctctCTGCCTTTTATTTCAGTCGGACTACTATATAATACCTACTAGATTGCCTATCGCCTGCTATAGATGGCATTCCACGGTGGTTTTTTTATTATATGTCTCCGATCTTTGATTAATAAGTTTTGAACCAGGCCAATGGACCAGTATTAGCCAGTCTAGTAATCGTTTGGAAGTAATAAAAGGCGGAATGAGTTCAACCAAGGAAAGACCACCTATTTGGTGCTGTTCATTTGCCTCTGTCCCATTCGTCCTCGACTGAATGTCATTTTACTTACCGTCCACAGTGTGTAACTTAGATGCGTTAGCATACCATTAATTGTTGACAGGTTTAAAGTAAATTTATCGGAGTCTGGCGAGGCTTTCACCATTATTTAACCAGTGGTAAACTCTTGGATCGATGATCCGCATCCATATACTGGTCATATGTACATATGTAGATCGCAAAAAAACTCAACTGTTCGCACTTCGACATCCAATATAATAGAACATCAGGCATCAGTCCCACGAACCCAACCGTGCCGAATGAAAGATCAGACTTCAACAATCATCAGCAGCAGGTCATCGCCCATCGCCTGCGCCGAAAGCCCAAGACTCAGGACTCGCACATGCGTAAATGCACAATAATTTAAGGATGACGCGGGCAACGAACAAC belongs to Cryptococcus gattii WM276 chromosome I, complete sequence and includes:
- a CDS encoding transcription factor TFIID subunit, putative (Similar to TIGR gene model, INSD accession AAW45202.1), producing the protein MSSLALPTIQPSQSHTPSPSAPAPSASQPVTSQRTRKRSTPPLEEDSDEEEEEDKRRGTGPSKKKASGVWGWEDMGDYKYMVEIRQMMFVFGEVQTPLPETVKLVEDIVRGQIIEIVTRARLLTHLRSSRFLSAEDLIFLIRDDRGKVNRLRTYLSWKDVRKRAKEEAERAGEDIDLDVDEDKAMKGRKQMVKLPWELLTPFTSFLRSMPGKEEEDEEDDDELQAHEDSMQRLREADEITKKMTKNEYAQYSECRQASFTYRRARRFREFINFSAYLDVRPNDDIVDILGFLAFEMVRSLCVTALDLRERLEKTKTEGGGEAGSTVGPTGTGAQGQDKNKRSSPEPGAISQSKASSNPPSLFAPPPSARQPLQPCHVLEAFAQIQRAQAANRVGGMGNFRGGVGKKRMALV